In Gigantopelta aegis isolate Gae_Host chromosome 14, Gae_host_genome, whole genome shotgun sequence, the following proteins share a genomic window:
- the LOC121389068 gene encoding galectin-8-like — MNDYPSTQMEQHVDVLLPCALDCLKSSTCGWIMLDGNSHQCSTHDTMDYNHIRKKEVQNNDSLSIYKRLYTDMHFERNKRSSTYKLVDATEMEFMTTTTASCDSPPSLPNAGVEYDTHVPGSTAKYICNDGFSFCGYIQKEVTCLGNGSWEQLNTGCSQNKFFAVPVDLPCPLTNGSIIEINGFPNDNSTFFVRFYDVSENIVFYMMVRFNVIGKNSVVFNNHDKMGKSGFEEYADTFPFKLWKQFNLTIIVEKEQYALLVDEKPFMKFNHRRAPETVSKINVERGVQVNYVIFSFPISIQKEETFLGNVSWEPPKTGCSQNKFSTIPVNLPCPLNTGSIIEISGFPNGESGFVVSLYDVLKNTVFHMMARFNLKDGNPVVFNNRVNTGRWGLEEYADTFPFKLWKKFNLTIVVQKKQYVVLVDEKPFTTFKHRSRPQTVTKIDVWRDVKFNYVEISYVTG, encoded by the coding sequence ATGAATGATTATCCGTCAACCCAGATGGAACAGCATGTAGATGTGCTGCTGCCATGTGCTCTGGACTGTTTGAAATCCTCGACATGCGGCTGGATTATGCTCGATGGGAACTCCCACCAATGCTCTACTCATGACACCATGGACTACAACCATATACGCAAAAAAGAGGTTCAGAATAATGATAGCCTGTCCATCTACAAAAGGTTGTACACTGACATGCATTTTGAGAGAAACAAGAGAAGTTCTACGTATAAACTGGTAGATGCAACAGAAATGGAGTTCATGACGACGACAACAGCATCATGTGACAGTCCTCCCTCGTTGCCTAATGCTGGTGTTGAGTATGACACTCATGTTCCGGGGTCAACTGCAAAGTACATCTGTAACGATGGCTTTTCGTTCTGCGGATACATTCAGAAAGAGGTGACGTGTTTGGGGAATGGATCGTGGGAACAACTAAACACTGGATGTTCTCAAAACAAATTCTTTGCAGTCCCTGTAGATCTACCATGTCCTTTAACCAATGGATCCATCATTGAAATCAACGGATTCCCAAATGATAACTCTACGTTTTTTGTCAGATTCTATGACGTGTcggaaaatatagttttttataTGATGGTGCGTTTCAATGTTATTGGAAAGAACAGTGTTGTTTTCAACAATCATGACAAGATGGGGAAATCAGGGTTTGAGGAGTATGCCGACACGTTTCCTTTCAAACTGTGGAAGCAGTTCAACTTAACAATCATCGTGGAAAAGGAACAGTATGCTTTGCTTGTAGACGAGAAACCTTTCATGAAATTCAATCACCGCAGAGCCCCTGAAACAGTTTCTAAAATTAACGTTGAACGTGGTGTTCAAGttaattatgttatattttcgTTTCCTATATCCATTCAAAAAGAGGAGACGTTTTTGGGGAATGTATCTTGGGAACCACCAAAAACTGGCTGTTCTCAAAACAAATTCTCTACAATTCCTGTAAATTTACCATGTCCTTTAAACACTGGATCCATAATTGAAATTAGCGGATTCCCAAATGGTGAATCTGGGTTTGTTGTCAGTTTGTACGACGTGTTAAAAAACACTGTTTTCCATATGATGGCTCGTTTCAATCTTAAAGACGGGAACCCTGTTGTTTTCAACAATCGCGTCAACACTGGCAGATGGGGGTTAGAGGAGTACGCCGACACGTTTCCTTTCAAACTGTGGAAGAAGTTCAACTTGACAATCGTCGTGCAGAAGAAGCAGTATGTTGTGCTCGTTGACGAGAAACCTTTTACGACATTCAAACACCGCAGCCGCCCTCAAACAGTTACCAAAATTGACGTTTGGCGTgatgttaaatttaattatgttgaaATTTCTTACGTCACTGGGTAG